Genomic window (Nitrosophilus kaiyonis):
TGGGTGTAAACTTTTTGATAGGATTCAAAAAAAACTTGTTCTTAATGAAAAAGGAAGAGCTTTTAAACATGCAATAGAGCCTCTTGTTAAAAAATTGAGAGATATCGAAGAGGAGTTTATGTCCCAAGAGAATAAAGGAGAGCTAAGTATTGGTGCAAGCACTACCATAGCAGATTATATAATGCCTCATATTGTTTGTGAATATATGGAAAAATATCCAGAAGTAAAAATAAAGATGAAAATTGGAAATACCTCAGAAATTACAAAAATGGTTGAAGAAGGTGATATAGATATAGGTTACATTGAAGGAGAGATTGAAAGTTTAAATACAGTTTTTTCACCCATTGGAGTAGATGAGCTTGTTATTGTAACAGGTGATAAAAGTCTTGTTAAAAAGAAAGAGTATTTTATAGATAATCTTTTGGATTATAAATGGGTTTTAAGAGAAGAGGGCTCAGGGACAAGAAGTGTTTTTTTTAATAAAATAAAAAATTATATAACTGGACTGAATCTATTTTTAGAATTAAGACACACAGAAGCTATAAAAAGTGTGCTTAAAGAAGCAGAAGGAACAATAAGTTGTATTTCAAAAATTGCAGTAAATAAAGAGTTAGAAAACAAAGAGCTTTACG
Coding sequences:
- a CDS encoding LysR substrate-binding domain-containing protein, which translates into the protein MRITLRQMEIFLEVAKIGHLTQVAKDLGLSQSAVSMSLKELESTLGCKLFDRIQKKLVLNEKGRAFKHAIEPLVKKLRDIEEEFMSQENKGELSIGASTTIADYIMPHIVCEYMEKYPEVKIKMKIGNTSEITKMVEEGDIDIGYIEGEIESLNTVFSPIGVDELVIVTGDKSLVKKKEYFIDNLLDYKWVLREEGSGTRSVFFNKIKNYITGLNLFLELRHTEAIKSVLKEAEGTISCISKIAVNKELENKELYEIKVKGFDFTREFYQIHHKDKYKSDLFKKFSIFARYRFSEILKR